AGCGCGAAAACAGGAATGAACTTGCGACTTTGGCCGGGAAAGATGCGCCCAGTTGCGCAACTTTCCTATTGTTACAGATCTTTTCTCATGTTGCATGAGCAGTGGGGGACTTGCACTTTAGGCCTGTCCTATGAAGCGGAACAGGGTTAAGAGGAAAAGTCGTCCTCTTGAGGCCTCACCAGATGCTCATCTTTTGCCGGGGCCTTCACCGGTCAACACGTGCAACCTCTGCTGCCCGGGCCGCGTAGGCTCTGGGAAGTTGCACTGACCGGGCACCCCGGCAGGGCGAACAAGGAGACGAATGCTGGAACTGCGCGGTATCACCAAGACCTACGGCACATTCACGGCGCTGCGCGCGGTTTCGCTGCAGGCGGCAGGCAACGAGGTGTTTGGCCTGCTGGGCCCCAACGGCGCCGGCAAAACCACCCTGCTGCGGATTCTGGCCACCCTGCTGCAGCCGGACCAGGGCACGGCCACTCTGGCCGGACGCGATATCCACGCTGATCCAGAAGGCGTGCGGCGGGTGGTGGGCGTGGTCAACGGCGGCATGGGCCTGCCGGCCCGCCTGACCGGCCGGGAAATCCTGCGGTCGTTCGCGGTGCTGTACGGCCTGAACCGGGCGCAGGCCGACGCGCGCATTGCCGAACTGGACGCCCGCCTGGAACTGGGCCGCACGCTGGACACCCGCGCCGGGGAGTATTCCACTGGCATGAAACAGAAAGTGGTGATTGCCCGCGCCGTCATTCACGACCCGCCGGTGCTCATTCTGGACGAGGCGGCCAGCGGCCTGGACATCTTCGCGCGGCGCACGCTGCTGGACTTTGTGCAGGCCACGCGTGCCCCGGGGCGCCTGACCGTGTATTCCACCCACGTCATGAGCGAGGTCGAGGAGGTGTGTGACCGGGTGGCCATTCTGCACGAGGGCGCGCTGCTGGCCAGCGGCACCCTACCTGAACTGCTGGA
The window above is part of the Deinococcus arcticus genome. Proteins encoded here:
- a CDS encoding ABC transporter ATP-binding protein yields the protein MLELRGITKTYGTFTALRAVSLQAAGNEVFGLLGPNGAGKTTLLRILATLLQPDQGTATLAGRDIHADPEGVRRVVGVVNGGMGLPARLTGREILRSFAVLYGLNRAQADARIAELDARLELGRTLDTRAGEYSTGMKQKVVIARAVIHDPPVLILDEAASGLDIFARRTLLDFVQATRAPGRLTVYSTHVMSEVEEVCDRVAILHEGALLASGTLPELLERTGQRTLERAFFALVRPEVAHAG